The sequence below is a genomic window from Felis catus isolate Fca126 chromosome A2, F.catus_Fca126_mat1.0, whole genome shotgun sequence.
GGAATCTGGGCTCCCTGGCACCGTGGAATAGCTGAATATGGGGCAGCCCCCGGTGGGGTTGGGGCATGACCTGGCAGGGGACCCAGATTGCAGTCTtgtctttcctccccttctcttgcCCCGGTAATCGCTACCACCCCGGGGGAGGCAGGGATCCGGGCCCGAGGCTAACAGGCTGTGGGTGTTTCTTGGATTCATGGGCGCTTTCCTTCTCGCGATGTCCTAATTGCgtgtgggtggaggggggcaggcaggcagagtGTGGGCACCGCCTGGACAGACAGTGGCCTGGCGTTCTGCAGTCCTGGGAGTACCATCCAAGCGCTGCCCTCCTGTTCCCCAGAAGCTctgttctctcttgctctccagGCTTCCGCCCTGAGACACTGAGGTTAGGGAGGTCAGAAATGCCACCCCTGTGGCGCGCTTAGAGCCCGGGAGAGGGTAAATAGGATAAGGGCCGTAGGAGTTTCTGTGGGAGCTGTACATACCCCGGTGTTTTGGAGGAAAGAACGCTAACTGGGAGTTTAGAAGGCCTGTCCCCTAGTCTTGGTTCTGCTTTTGGTTTACTGTGTCCTCTCGGGCaagttctctccttcctcttatGCCTCAGAGTTGCTTCATCTGTCAAGCAGGGAGCTTAATAATGTCTGTTCATCCAGCCTCACAAGGTTGCTACTCAAAGGTAGCAAGAGGAAATAGTAGAAACAAGCCGAGGGCAGCAGGGAAGCACTTGAAAAGTGGAAAGCACTAGAGGGAGAGGGGACGGCGTTTTCTGGTGAGTCCTAAGGCAGGAATGTTTGTGCAGCCAACGCTGGAGTGTTTACTCCATGCCAGACCCGGGGTGACTGCCACGAGGGGGATTCCAAGAAGTGTCAGAGTTCCTCCCTTCTGGTAGTTTCCAGACTCATGAACACTTAGGACAAATACACTTGGAATGGTATCTAGAAGCCCCTGACTGAACTGACGCAGAACACAGAAAGCAATAGAAGGGTAGTCCTGATTCAAGGGCTCTAGCAGTTCAGAGATTTGAGCTCCTCTCGGGCCTGGGGTCGGCCAGGGAGGAACGGGGGCAGGATGAGTTGATCCCCAGAGTGACACTGCTTTTCCACCCTCAGCAGAGGAAGAACCCATGCTGGAACGTCGCTGCAGGGGCCCCCTGGCCatgggcccagcccagcccaggctctCTGGGCCCTCCCAGAAGTTGCCCCCGACCCTGGAGAAGGAGCCCCGCGGGCTGAGGTTACAAGGCACTTCCGTGGCCCAGTCGGGCAGCCAAGCCCCGGGCAGGGCCCATCGCTGTGCCCACTGTCGAAGGCACTTCCCCGGCTGGGTGGCCCTGTGGCTTCATGCCCGACACTGCCAGGCccgcctgcccctgccctgtcctgAATGCGGCCGGCGCTTCCGGCACGCCCCCTTCTTGGCGCTGCACTGCCAGGTCCATGCCGCCGCCACCCCAGATCTGGGCTTCGCCTGCCACCTCTGCAGGCAGAGCTTCCGAGGTTGGGTGGCCCTGGTTCTGCATCTGCGAGCCCACTCGGCCGCAAAGCGGCCCATCGCCTGTCCTGAATGTGAGAGACGCTTCTGGCGACAAAAGCAGCTTCGAGCTCACGCGCGGAGGtgccaccccccagccccggaGGCCCGGCCCTTCATATGTGGCAACTGTGGCCGCAGCTTTGCCCAGTGGGACCAGCTAGTTGCTCACAAGCGGGTTCACGTAGCCGAGGccctggaggaggcagcagcCAAGGCTCTGGGGCCCCGGCCTAGGGGCCGCCCGGCCGTGACCGCCCCCCGGCCCGGTGGAGACGCGGTCGACCGCCCCTTCCAGTGTGCCTGCTGCGGCAAGCGCTTTCGGCACAAGCCCAACTTGATCGCCCACCGCCGCGTGCACACGGGCGAGCGGCCCCACCAGTGCCCCGAATGCGGGAAGCGCTTCACCAATAAGCCCTACCTGACCTCACACCGGCGCATCCACACTGGCGAGAAGCCCTACCCGTGCACGGAGTGCGGGCGCCGCTTCCGCCACAAACCCAACCTGCTGTCTCACAGCAAGATCCACAAGCGGTCCGAAGGGTCCGCGCCGGGCGTCCCCGGCGCGGGGAGCCCCCAGCTTCCGGCCGGCCCGCAGGAGGCCTCGTCGGAGCCCCCCGCCGAGGCCCCGCTAAAACCCGCCCTTGAGCCTGCGCCCGAGGCCCCGGGAGCGCCCCCGCGGGCCCCGGCGGCCGCGCCCCCCTCGCTCTTCGGCTGCGAAGACTGTGGCCGCAGCTTCCGGCTGGAGCGCTTCCTGCGGGCCCACCAGCGGCAGCACACCGGGGAGCGGCCCTTCACCTGCGCGGAGTGCGGGAAGAACTTCGGCAAGAAGACGCACCTGGTGGCGCACTCCCGGGTGCACTCGGGCGAGCGGCCCTTCGCCTGCGAGGAGTGCGGGCGCCGCTTCTCCCAGGGCAGCCACCTGGCCGCCCACCGGCGCGACCATGCCCCCGAGCGGCCCTTCGTCTGCCCGGACTGCGGCAAGGCTTTCCGCCACAAGCCCTACTTGGCGGCCCACCGGCGCATCCACACCGGCGAGAAGCCCTACGTCTGCCCGGACTGCGGCAAAGCCTTCAGCCAGAAGTCCAACCTGGTGTCCCATCGGCGCATCCACACGGGCGAGCGCCCCTACGCCTGCCCCGACTGCGACCGGAGCTTCAGCCAGAAGTCCAATCTCATCACCCACCGCAAGAGCCACATCCGGGACGGCGCCTTCTGCTGCGCCATCTGCGGCCAGACCTTTGACGACGAGGAGAAGCTCCTGGCCCATCAGAAGAAGCATGATGTCTGAGAGGGCAGGGGCTGCGGAGGCTGAGGGCGAGGGGGCCCCGGGAGCCCTTCACAGGGGAACGTTGCCGTGGGCCTGGGCCGTCGGGGGGCCCCTAGGTTGATGCTGGTGTAGGcgaggggtgggagaggcagccAGTGAGCTGGGGGCCCTATTAGAGAGGGAGGTCTGGCCCCCCTGCGGCCGGGGAGGCCACTGTCCGGGCACAGGGACCCTGGCCTCCAGCTGGCGTTTGCTAAGGTTCTGTCCTGACTATCCTGTGCCCTGGAAAAGTAGCAATAGCAGCTCCACTTACCCCTTAGAGCCCTCTGGCTGGAgggccaccagggggcaggaaGAAGACCCTTCCCCTCTGGTGTTAACGCCTTAATGTCCTTGTCCTTTATTATGAATTCCTTccgctggttttttttttttttttttggaagtaggTGTGGTACAGTCCTTAGTAAATGAGCACTTGGGAGGAAAAGTGGACCAGCTGGATACACCTGGGAGAACCTGCTGGCCTTGTTAGGCAGCACCTGGGCCTTTTCCAGCACTGAGAGGTGAGGCCGTGCTGCTGTAACCTGTCCCACcctgtccccttcctcctgcccctgcatAGGCACCTGGACTGAGAGAGACCCATCTGCTGTTAGCACTCAGCTccaccctgtccctccccaccgtCAACACCTCACCCTCCCGGCGCTCTGAGCGTCCCCTGACTGTCAGCAGCCCTGTGTCCAGGCTTTTGTCTGAACACCCCAACCCTCCACTCCTTCCGGAACTCAACATGGTGGAAAGGACTGCCCCACTGATAATGGAGGGTCAGCCGGCAGGAAGATAGGGGCGAGGTTCCTTTCCAGCCTTTCTAGGGCATGGATGCCCAGTCTCGGCTTGAACACTTAGGTGACGGGTAGTCCCCACCTCCTGAGGCCCTGGTCCTATTGTAGGTAGGATAATTCTAATTGTTAGAAATTCTTCCTTAGAATGAATGGAATCCGCTTTCCTGTAATTTCTACCTACCGGGGCTCCTGTTCTCTGGAATGAAACGGAACAACCGCTTACCCTCCTTTTCAAACTAGAGAATAAAGATTTGGTTTTAGAGCTGGTGGCCGAGTGTTCCTTTCTCCTGGGGAGCTGTGTAGTTTGAAGGAGCAGCAGCATACTCTGCTCTGAGGAGGGGAatttgggggcgggggttggCCACAGGACAAGTGCCCCACTCGGGCTCCTTTGCACCCTGCTTCCAGTTCTTCCTAGCGGGGGGAGGCCAGGCGCACCCCGCAGGGGGGACTGGTTCTCCGGGGGACTAGCTTTCTGTGGGGTTGAGTCAGACTTGTCTGGTGCCAGTTATCAGGAGGAAAAGGTCTGATGTGAATGTCCTGCAGTGCCTTCGAGGCTGGCCCGCTGCAGCCCCCCACATCTGGAACTACAGATGCTTCCCTGCACCGGTTGTCTCCTGCAAATTTGGGTGCCTATTTTTGACACATATCGGGAGGCCCTTTTCCCGCCAGGTTTAGTAATTTCTGCACAGATCCAGCACCTAGCATGCAGCGCATAATAACCGCAATATGGTTATGTGAGTGGCACCTCGCAAAGAAGTTTACCTAAACCGCCTCACGTAATCCTGGTGTGGTAGGTGCTCTTCTTTCACAGGTGAAAACATTTGCTCAGGGGCACATGACTGAGAATCCAGATTTCAGATTTCAACCCAGGCCTGTGTGGCTCCTGGAACCTGTGCTCTTGACCCCTGCCACCTATTTATCGGGTGAATGCAGTATGCTGCTGCTTTGGGGGCAGATCATCATTAGATGCCCACCATGGTCTTGATGTCGCAATGGAAACTAGGGGTTTACCAGGACAAGATCTTGTCCTTACCTCCAAGAGGCCCAAGTCCGGGGAGGACGTGTATGTGTATGCAGATGACAGCAGAGACGATGGGGACTCCCCCATCCCAAGCGTGTAGGATGGAAGTAGATAGCTTCCAAGTTTCATACGGGTTTATGAGGGTAGGGAGCCACTGAAAAACCTGTGTGGTAAATGGCAAATTATCTTTCAGAGACTGGAAGCATTGTCTCAAGAATGCCTCACTTCCAATATCTCTCTTTATGGGACCCCAGGGCTTCAAGGGAAGGGGAACCATgcttttttggtgggggggagggcaggaaagtAGGTCAATGTCTGGAGATGATGGGCAGGGAGCAGGAGACAGGTCCTCAGGCATCTAGGGTTTTTACTTGCGGGTTGGGGAAAAGCATGTGGGAGAGGGGATCTGACCAGGGCTCCTGACTTTGAAAAACcatcatctttatttattaaacatttttaaatgtttatttgtgtttgagagagagagagagggcgcacaagtggagaaggggcagagagagggagatacagaatctgaagtaggctccaggctccgagctatcagcacacagcctgacttggggctcgaactcaccaaccgcaagatcatgacctgagccaaagtcagacacttaaccgactgagccacccaagtgccctgaaaaAGGGAGAGCCACAGAAGTTGCCTTGAGAGGGCTGGTAAAGCTGTGACAGAGCTGGGCCCGTGGATCCTTTCTGGGTCCCTTGGGGGACCAGGTGGTTCCCAAATCCTTGCTCAGCATGGCGCACTGCTGACAGCAGTCTTGAAGGAGGAAATGCTCAGGCTGGAGGGGCTATAGTTCTGCAGACAGGAGCTATGCTTCTGTTCCGAGGTgtccagttttattttcctcctttttcttctacaGTTACAAAAGTACTCAATTATCTTGTCAAAATTTAATAATAcagacatatattttttaaatgtggaagtCTTCCATTCCCCCCTGCTCCccattctgtcttttctcttttttttcctttttttaaaaaatgtttaattatttttgagagaaagagagagaaagagcttatgggtgcatgcaagtgggggaggggcagactgggggacagaggatcagaagcaggctttgtgctgatagcagagagcctggtgtagggcttgaactcacaaacctcaagatccagacctgagccgaagtcggaggcttaaccaactgagccacccaggtgctccgtctgtctcttttttcttaatgcaaATAGGATCCCAGATGGGCTTCATTCTTTTGGTCCTTGAAATACTCTTGGTCGTGAAATGTCAATCTGGAGGAAGTCTTGCACTCTTTAGAGGAGGAACCATGTCCAGAGAGAAGTGGTCTTCTCATTCATAACCGGTGGCAGATCTGGGAACTAGCATACTGGAATTACACAAGCCTTTGTTAAGCCTTCAGTAGgcaatcaagaaaatgaagagacGAATGGGATTCTGTAAAAGGTTGATGGCCGAGTGGCTTCTGTGTAGGGTTTTATGATTTATAAATGCTTCCATAGACAATTGAACAATTTGGGTCCTGCAAAAATCCAGGAAGGTAAGTATCTAACTAGGAAATTATTAACTCGTTTACAGTTAAGTCAAAGTCCAGCGACAGAAAAGTATCTTTTGTAAAAACTGCACAGAAGTTAGTGGCAAAATTGACAGAATCTCAGTCCAACAGTATCTATTGTTAGGCGGCTAAACAATAGCTGGGGCCGTGGCAAATGCTTAGTAGGCAGCTTTAGAGTAATTAGAATGAGGTCCACCCGCTTAACGGTAGATTTGTAGGAAGTCTCGGAGAGAGAGCGGCCAGCTTATGTTTTTAACAACCTCGTGTCTCAAAGGCAGTTTCTAGGCAGCTCCAGAGAGCATCCTGCCGGTGGGAGTTGACCTAGCTGGCTTGAGGCAGCACTGTCAGGACTCTCACTGGTATAAAGGAACCTTGGCTTCCAATTAGTGTGggtagaaatgaaaattctcttTCCTGAAGATCCCCACGAACAGAAGATCCTCCTTGGTCGTCTGGACCCTGCCTCTAAAAATCAGCAGTGGCACTCGACCTAAGAACGTGACCTCTTCAGACCGCTGTTTCTTGACGAGAAAGAGAGGGGGTTGGATTTAATGATGTCTCCGTCTCTCGCAGAGACCCCAGGATCGTCCATCACGCGCCCACGACGTGCCTGGGACAGCGCGGGGTGCGGAGGGCGATTTCTCTCGGGTCGCGCGAGACAAGTACTGCTTCTCACCCTAAGACTTGGTGTACCGTAGTGCCAAGTGCCACCACCATGTCACACGCACACTCAAGTGGGAGCGTCAGAGTGGGGTTTGTACGTCTCGTTCCCCCGGATCCCGGCACCAAGAGCGGTGCGGGCGCGTCCCTGAGTCGGACGGATAGTTGCGGAACGACCGGGTCGATCTGAGAGCGCGTCCGCGGGGCTGGAGCCGGAGGGAGAACACGGCGAGGGGAGCACCAGGGTGCCGCGCCGCCGCCCGGTCATCAGCACCCGGGCTCGCCCCCGTTCCCTTCCCTTCCGAGCCCTGGACTCGAGTCCGGAGCCGGCGGCCAAAGCGTTAACGTTGCGCGGGGCCCCGGGAGGCCCCGCGGGCACCGAGGTCAGCCCGCCCACGCGGGCTATTGGCTCAGGAGAACAAAGGGGCCGCCCCGCGGGCTTCTCCGATAGGGCGGAGCTGGTCATCTGAGCCGCTCAGCCAATCAGGTGGGGGGACGGCCCTGGGGATGGCCAGGCCCATTAACCAATCAAGAGCAGGTGCCCGCCCCGCCTGTCCCGGGACTGGCGGGGCCGGGGAGCCCAGTGCCCAAGTCGCCCCGGGGTGGCAGTTCCCGTTAACCTTAACCACAAAGTCAAGGTATTTATTCCCGTCTCCTCCCTCAGAGTCCCTCCGAATCCGGGCGGGAGGGGCGTGCGGAGGGACGGACCGTGCTGTGGGGCCAGCGCCCGGCCCGCTCCTCCCGCGCTGCCACCACCCAGCCTCGGGCTGGAGGCGGCCTCGGGGGTCTCGGGGTCCCCTGAGCCCCTGACGCCGCGGCCCCgaactttccccacccccacacagccCCTGGGGAAAGGGGCCCGGGTCGTGCGTGGAAGGGGCTGCAggctggggcagagagcaggggggggggggcgtgagaGCGGGAGGGACAGGGTGGTGAGCGGGGGACTGATCCCTAGTCCCTCCGGGCGCGTTCTGCCCAGGCGCTGCCCGGATGCTTGGGAGCTGTGTCAGCTGTGCGAAAGACCGAGCTTCTGGAGGGCAGGAACCCCAGTGCTCGCCGCAGAGtgacacagagtaggtgcttaataaatgagtaaatgagtggGCATAAACACTGGGAGTGCGAACAATAAGAGGGAAGCACCACagagtgcgtgcgtgtgtgtgcgtgcgtgtgtgtgtgtgtgtgtgtgtgtgtgtgtgtgtgtgttggggaggctCCATTCCAGGAAAATGGGCACCGGAGTCAAGACCTCAGTGGGGGTGGAGGTAGGAGCTGGGGGCTTCTTCCCCTGTAAAGGTGGAGGATGGATACAGAGATGCTGCCTCCTCCAGTCCTCTGGGTGGGAGGGAGCCTGGAGTGTGTCCTCGTCAGCCAGACCTGGGGTTGGGTGTGGTCAGAGCCCAAGAGCTTGAGGCTGCCTGATGTCCAGCCTCCACTAATTAGCTGTTCTTTTTGGGTccttgttcatctgtaaaatgaacagaTTAGAGGGTAGAGTCTCCTTTCAACTCTAAAGTTCCATGATTCAGTGCTTCTAATCTGTTTTGGACTTAAATTTCTGTAttgtaaatgtttctttattagaATTTTCATTCATGGTTTACAACACGTGGGACCTTGGGCTGGAtgttggggagagagaaatactCCATGATGAGATCTTTATAGTCTTGTTGTGGAGACAGACGAATTATTattatgctttttaatgtttatttattttgacagagagtgagagcaggggagggggagagagagagggagaatgaatcccaagcggGAGCCCGACTCAAGGCTagaacccatgaagtgtgagatcatgacctgagctgaaaccaagagtcagttgcttaactgactgagccacccaggtgcccccagacgaATTATTATTCCATGTACATGATATTGGGTTGGGCAGGTGCACAGGTCAAACAGAAGGGCCCCTAACTGAGGGTGGCATACCCTGAAAGGCTTCTAAGTCCAAGTGATCCCTGATCTAGGCTGGGCAGAGAAGTGCTGGGCAAGAGTGTTCCAAGACTGGTCATGGGCGAGCCAAGATGCTACAAGGTCAGGGAGTCACATGTTGGGACAATAGGGAGCTGGGAGGCAGTGAGGAGAGGTGAGCAGAGGCCAGGCTCTAAATGGTGTTGCCAAGACATTTTTAGCTGAACCTGCAAGTGGTGGGGACCCACTGGAATATTTTAAGCAAAGTAGTAACCTGTCCTCACTGTAATTTTAGGTAAAGTTTTTGAGTTCTGGGTGCTGAATGGATTGGAGGGGCAAGAGaagctataaaattataaagctacagtCTTTGGGCAAGAAAAGGGAGGCCTGACTGAGGTGGGGCTGTAGCATCTTGCAGGCACTGAAAATAGCATTAGTACAACTTCGTGACCGATGCATTGGGACAGTTGCACTTTGTGGTAGTGACACGTGGCCGTGGTGTTGGGAGGCCTGATGAAGACCCTTTGTCCCCGCTGGAGAGACAAGGGCTACCCGGGACAAAGTGCAGAACTTCATGGAGGTGGTCTGACCCATGCACTTGCCCCCTAGTGAGGGTTAAGCTGAGGAATCCAAGATTTCCTAGCGCAGGGGTGGCTGGGAGGGAAGAGTGTGGTTGGGGTGTGCAGAAGGAGACCTTAGGTCTAACTCTTTGAGGCAAGGGGTGTCACCTCAGGGCTTTGCTTTCTTCATCTGACGAGTGGGGTGGCACTCCTTGCCCTTTCCAAGCTCTTTTGAATGAAGCAGGGGGTGCGGAAAGGtgtttataaatggaattgtggCATCTGTTCAAAGTGTTGTTAGCAGTCAGTTTCATCCCTTGCCTTCAGATCACGTGACGGGggtccccaggccctggcagcCTCCTGAGTCTTGGACTTGGGGCTGAGGGATCTCCTCTAAAGGGAGATGGGTGAACAGAGACTGGGGCTGTGAATGCCACAGGTGAGGGAcaggcaggggggcagggaggcgggggtggggcagtCCCTGCAAAGGTGCCAATGTTGGGCAGGTGAGGGCAGAGGTCCTGGAAGGAGGGCCCTCTGAGACTGGCCTGGGGTGAAATCCTGGACCttggggaggtgggcaggcatGAGAGGATAAGGCAGCTGCCTGGGCTGTCTGTGGACCTGGTTCCCTGGGAATGCTGCCGGAAGGAACCTGAAGTCACTGAACGGGGCTGTTCTTACCAGGGCAACCCTCAGGTGCAGTTCTTACAAtgtggaaggcagggagggggtgaAGGCAATGAAGTGACCTAAAAATAATTTGTCTTGCACGTTGTGAAGATTCTTCAGAGtctttcatactgtttttcctccttgcttgattcaacagttctatacacaGGAACAGGTGTTCTTGTTTTCCAGATAACCATTTAATAATTTCTGTGGCATCGTGGCCCGCCCTTTCCCCTTGCTCCCCACCTCTGACCCCTCTTCTAGGACTGAGGACCCTGTGTTTGGGAGACTGAGGTCTGAAGATGCTGGAGTAGAAGCAGGAGAAGGGGCGGGGGTTGGAAGAAGGTGCGTGGGGCACCCACACTGGACCCGGGGCTGAGTGAGATCTGAGGAAGACGGAGTGGaggcccaggaggggctggggagtccCGTGGGAGTCACAGAAGGATGTTGAGCATGCTCACGTCGGGGTGTGGGATGGAGGTGGGCCTCTAGGTGGTGGAGGAGATACCTCCCTGGTCTGAGCTGGGACCTCTGGGCCTGCTTGTCTGTCTATGGGCCCTGGGGCCATGTAAGGTAGGAAGCAGGTGTCCTGGGGCCCTGAGAGCAGTTGGGCTGTGTTTCTGTTAAGATTTTAAATCCACTGTTTTGTGTGTCCTCCTTGGTCATAAACTCTGGATGAGAGGAAGGTGGGAATTCTGGTATTCAGGGGCCTGAAACCTGGAGAGAGCTGACTATCCAGAGGCCAGCCAGGACACAACCCCAGGGTGCCGGCCTTGTACAGGAGTGGCATTTGTAGGACTGGCCTTGGGGGAGGGCCCAGTGGCTTTGGAACAGGTCCTGGGAGACAGGCTCCACCGACACCCTGCCCACAACAGAGCTGAAGCTTTGAGCCTCAGACCAGCAGAAGCATCCAAGGCTTCTAGTCCAGTCCTCCTACCTGGCACTTAGCAACTCCagctcccagccctgccttcctTACCACTGCCCCTACCCTGTTAGGCACCCGCACCCGGCCCACAggagcctctcctcccccagagCCGCTGAGGGTCCAGTGACCTGCCGTACATGGAGCTGTGCGCGGCCTTGAGGTAGTCCCGACAGTAAAATCCGGGCACACCCGCTTCCTCCCGCCAGGCCCGCTCACGCTGGTGAGCAGGGTTGGGGGTGACTGAGTGGGCGTCGGAGGCCTCTGAAGATTCTGAAGCAGCTGGAGGAGTAAAGGTTTAGGAAGAGTGAGTGGCAGTGGCCCTTTGGAGAGGGCtgagggagtggggagtgggttGTTCTCAGTCCCtgggaatggaagagagagagagagagagagaccgctgGCGTGTAGGCTTCGGGTAGCTTATGTAGTGTTCCTGCAGCTTTGTCTCATTCGGTGCTCGAGACAAACCTGGGGAGCAGGCCTTTCAGTCACCTTCACCTTAGGAACCTGAGGCCGAGAGGCAAAGTGGCTTACCAAGGACAGGTGGTTTAGGACTCAGGGCCCTGATCCCCAGTCTGGGCGTGACATGGGCCCGATGTGAGAGACCGGGTCCTGAGAAGAGGGGCAGGCTTTGGGAGCAGACCCGGCCAAGGGGCCAGCCGTGTGGGGCTCAGGGTCGCAGGGGAAGGGTTTGCTGCTTCCTCTTGGGCTAGACCCCCTGCAGGACTGGCCCTGGGAGGGGGCTTTTGCTGCTCTGGGCTTGCTGACCCCAGTGCTCCCATCTGTGGCTTCCTGGGTGGATCCGACTTCTCCCCAGCCAGCGACAGCCTGGCTGACCTCATCCCGTCCCTTCCCCCAGCGCAGGTGACCTAACAGGTGGCGGTCCTCCATCATGCTACCGTCTCCCTGAGATCCCTTTCTCAAGCAGTGGGCAGTTGGGAGGATCGTGAACGTGCGAGGATACTCGTGTCCTGCAAAGATCCACATTTCCACTTTCACGAGCACGCCGTGCCCTGCTTATGTGGTTCGCCCTGGCGCACGCTGGTCTGTGTGGGTCTGCAGGTGTATCTCTGGGTTTCTAAACACCTCGGTTTCATCGTACTTTGCATATAGTTTTGCAACTATGATCTCAGGGATGAG
It includes:
- the REPIN1 gene encoding replication initiator 1 isoform X5, which translates into the protein MGVGVSLLLQFSLTSGGYQSVGRSRRYSRRSIPRNIPRRSWKKPHLQLYGLQEEEPMLERRCRGPLAMGPAQPRLSGPSQKLPPTLEKEPRGLRLQGTSVAQSGSQAPGRAHRCAHCRRHFPGWVALWLHARHCQARLPLPCPECGRRFRHAPFLALHCQVHAAATPDLGFACHLCRQSFRGWVALVLHLRAHSAAKRPIACPECERRFWRQKQLRAHARRCHPPAPEARPFICGNCGRSFAQWDQLVAHKRVHVAEALEEAAAKALGPRPRGRPAVTAPRPGGDAVDRPFQCACCGKRFRHKPNLIAHRRVHTGERPHQCPECGKRFTNKPYLTSHRRIHTGEKPYPCTECGRRFRHKPNLLSHSKIHKRSEGSAPGVPGAGSPQLPAGPQEASSEPPAEAPLKPALEPAPEAPGAPPRAPAAAPPSLFGCEDCGRSFRLERFLRAHQRQHTGERPFTCAECGKNFGKKTHLVAHSRVHSGERPFACEECGRRFSQGSHLAAHRRDHAPERPFVCPDCGKAFRHKPYLAAHRRIHTGEKPYVCPDCGKAFSQKSNLVSHRRIHTGERPYACPDCDRSFSQKSNLITHRKSHIRDGAFCCAICGQTFDDEEKLLAHQKKHDV
- the REPIN1 gene encoding replication initiator 1 isoform X4, translated to MDARRASAHPAGEFSLTSGGYQSVGRSRRYSRRSIPRNIPRRSWKKPHLQLYAEEEPMLERRCRGPLAMGPAQPRLSGPSQKLPPTLEKEPRGLRLQGTSVAQSGSQAPGRAHRCAHCRRHFPGWVALWLHARHCQARLPLPCPECGRRFRHAPFLALHCQVHAAATPDLGFACHLCRQSFRGWVALVLHLRAHSAAKRPIACPECERRFWRQKQLRAHARRCHPPAPEARPFICGNCGRSFAQWDQLVAHKRVHVAEALEEAAAKALGPRPRGRPAVTAPRPGGDAVDRPFQCACCGKRFRHKPNLIAHRRVHTGERPHQCPECGKRFTNKPYLTSHRRIHTGEKPYPCTECGRRFRHKPNLLSHSKIHKRSEGSAPGVPGAGSPQLPAGPQEASSEPPAEAPLKPALEPAPEAPGAPPRAPAAAPPSLFGCEDCGRSFRLERFLRAHQRQHTGERPFTCAECGKNFGKKTHLVAHSRVHSGERPFACEECGRRFSQGSHLAAHRRDHAPERPFVCPDCGKAFRHKPYLAAHRRIHTGEKPYVCPDCGKAFSQKSNLVSHRRIHTGERPYACPDCDRSFSQKSNLITHRKSHIRDGAFCCAICGQTFDDEEKLLAHQKKHDV
- the REPIN1 gene encoding replication initiator 1 isoform X1, yielding MDARRASAHPAGEFSLTSGGYQSVGRSRRYSRRSIPRNIPRRSWKKPHLQLYGLQAEEEPMLERRCRGPLAMGPAQPRLSGPSQKLPPTLEKEPRGLRLQGTSVAQSGSQAPGRAHRCAHCRRHFPGWVALWLHARHCQARLPLPCPECGRRFRHAPFLALHCQVHAAATPDLGFACHLCRQSFRGWVALVLHLRAHSAAKRPIACPECERRFWRQKQLRAHARRCHPPAPEARPFICGNCGRSFAQWDQLVAHKRVHVAEALEEAAAKALGPRPRGRPAVTAPRPGGDAVDRPFQCACCGKRFRHKPNLIAHRRVHTGERPHQCPECGKRFTNKPYLTSHRRIHTGEKPYPCTECGRRFRHKPNLLSHSKIHKRSEGSAPGVPGAGSPQLPAGPQEASSEPPAEAPLKPALEPAPEAPGAPPRAPAAAPPSLFGCEDCGRSFRLERFLRAHQRQHTGERPFTCAECGKNFGKKTHLVAHSRVHSGERPFACEECGRRFSQGSHLAAHRRDHAPERPFVCPDCGKAFRHKPYLAAHRRIHTGEKPYVCPDCGKAFSQKSNLVSHRRIHTGERPYACPDCDRSFSQKSNLITHRKSHIRDGAFCCAICGQTFDDEEKLLAHQKKHDV
- the REPIN1 gene encoding replication initiator 1 isoform X7 — its product is MGVGVSLLLQFSLTSGGYQSVGRSRRYSRRSIPRNIPRRSWKKPHLQLYAEEEPMLERRCRGPLAMGPAQPRLSGPSQKLPPTLEKEPRGLRLQGTSVAQSGSQAPGRAHRCAHCRRHFPGWVALWLHARHCQARLPLPCPECGRRFRHAPFLALHCQVHAAATPDLGFACHLCRQSFRGWVALVLHLRAHSAAKRPIACPECERRFWRQKQLRAHARRCHPPAPEARPFICGNCGRSFAQWDQLVAHKRVHVAEALEEAAAKALGPRPRGRPAVTAPRPGGDAVDRPFQCACCGKRFRHKPNLIAHRRVHTGERPHQCPECGKRFTNKPYLTSHRRIHTGEKPYPCTECGRRFRHKPNLLSHSKIHKRSEGSAPGVPGAGSPQLPAGPQEASSEPPAEAPLKPALEPAPEAPGAPPRAPAAAPPSLFGCEDCGRSFRLERFLRAHQRQHTGERPFTCAECGKNFGKKTHLVAHSRVHSGERPFACEECGRRFSQGSHLAAHRRDHAPERPFVCPDCGKAFRHKPYLAAHRRIHTGEKPYVCPDCGKAFSQKSNLVSHRRIHTGERPYACPDCDRSFSQKSNLITHRKSHIRDGAFCCAICGQTFDDEEKLLAHQKKHDV
- the REPIN1 gene encoding replication initiator 1 isoform X3 is translated as MGVGVSLLLQFSLTSGGYQSVGRSRRYSRRSIPRNIPRRSWKKPHLQLYGLQAEEEPMLERRCRGPLAMGPAQPRLSGPSQKLPPTLEKEPRGLRLQGTSVAQSGSQAPGRAHRCAHCRRHFPGWVALWLHARHCQARLPLPCPECGRRFRHAPFLALHCQVHAAATPDLGFACHLCRQSFRGWVALVLHLRAHSAAKRPIACPECERRFWRQKQLRAHARRCHPPAPEARPFICGNCGRSFAQWDQLVAHKRVHVAEALEEAAAKALGPRPRGRPAVTAPRPGGDAVDRPFQCACCGKRFRHKPNLIAHRRVHTGERPHQCPECGKRFTNKPYLTSHRRIHTGEKPYPCTECGRRFRHKPNLLSHSKIHKRSEGSAPGVPGAGSPQLPAGPQEASSEPPAEAPLKPALEPAPEAPGAPPRAPAAAPPSLFGCEDCGRSFRLERFLRAHQRQHTGERPFTCAECGKNFGKKTHLVAHSRVHSGERPFACEECGRRFSQGSHLAAHRRDHAPERPFVCPDCGKAFRHKPYLAAHRRIHTGEKPYVCPDCGKAFSQKSNLVSHRRIHTGERPYACPDCDRSFSQKSNLITHRKSHIRDGAFCCAICGQTFDDEEKLLAHQKKHDV